From Triticum urartu cultivar G1812 chromosome 2, Tu2.1, whole genome shotgun sequence, a single genomic window includes:
- the LOC125541679 gene encoding nudix hydrolase 13, mitochondrial-like: protein MASEKLVARKGRLRQRYDNEYRLVAGCVPYRVDKDGQLEVLMVSTANRDDLVFPKGGWEDDEDVYEAACREALEEAGVRGNINRNPLGLWVFRSKSRQSLGQSSDSPRGACKGHVFALEVTEELKQWPEQETHGRRWLSPADAYGLCRYDWMREALTALLDLCSTASSPIPVAAAVAVSTAAPELNEHAGMCISMMLMKPVDSADRAVALC, encoded by the exons ATGGCATCGGAGAAGCTCGTCGCCAGGAAAGGCAGGCTCAGGCAGCGCTACGACAACGAGTACCGCCTCGTCGCCGG GTGCGTCCCGTACCGCGTGGACAAAGACGGGCAGCTCGAGGTTCTCATGGTCTCCACAGCCAACAGGGACGATCTCGTCTTCCCCAAG GGCGGCTGGGAGGACGACGAGGACGTCTATGAGGCGGCATGCCGCGAGGCGCTGGAGGAGGCCGGAGTCAGGGGCAACATCAAT AGAAACCCGCTGGGCTTGTGGGTGTTCAGGAGCAAGAGCAGGCAAAGCCTGGGCCAGAGCAGCGACAGCCCGCGGGGCGCCTGCAAGGGCCACGTCTTCGCGCTGGAGGTCACCGAGGAGCTCAAGCAATGGCCGGAGCAGGAAACCCACGGAAGGCGGTGGCTCTCCCCAGCGGACGCGTACGGGCTCTGCCGGTACGACTGGATGCGCGAGGCGCTGACGGCATTGCTGGACCTTTGTTCGACGGCATCGTCGCCGATCCCTGTAGCGGCGGCGGTGGCCGTGAGCACTGCGGCGCCGGAGCTGAACGAGCACGCTGGCATGTGCATAAGCATGATGCTGATGAAACCGGTGGACTCCGCGGATCGAGCGGTGGCGCTGTGCTGA